Proteins from one Embleya scabrispora genomic window:
- a CDS encoding MBL fold metallo-hydrolase, translating to MNAQPLPGNPRAGIGGPASARVTCLLAPNPSAMSLDGTNTWIVAEPGADTAVVIDPGPDDEGHLRAIVAAVEAEGRRVGRILLTHGHPDHSAGVAGLKALTNAVVHSVDPQWRYGGEGLTDGQVIDDGGLDLRVLVTPGHSGDSVCFVVAQDRFVITGDTVLGRGTTVVAHPDGRLGDYLDSLRRLRALAESGEITAVLPAHGPILDDAAGVLDFYLAHRAARLAQVEAAVAAGDTTAEEVVRRVYADVDRDVWWAAEMSVRAQLEYLAERADA from the coding sequence ATGAACGCACAGCCCCTGCCGGGCAACCCCCGCGCCGGCATCGGCGGACCCGCGAGCGCGCGGGTGACCTGTCTGCTGGCGCCCAACCCGAGTGCGATGTCGCTCGACGGCACCAACACCTGGATCGTGGCCGAGCCCGGCGCGGACACCGCCGTGGTGATCGATCCGGGCCCCGACGACGAGGGCCATCTGCGCGCGATCGTCGCCGCGGTCGAGGCCGAGGGCCGCCGGGTGGGCCGGATCCTGCTCACCCACGGCCACCCCGACCACTCGGCGGGCGTGGCGGGCCTGAAGGCGCTCACCAACGCGGTGGTGCACTCGGTCGACCCGCAGTGGCGCTACGGCGGCGAGGGCCTGACCGACGGCCAGGTGATCGACGACGGCGGGCTCGACCTGCGCGTGCTGGTCACACCCGGCCATTCGGGTGACTCGGTGTGCTTCGTGGTGGCCCAGGACCGGTTCGTGATCACCGGCGACACCGTGCTCGGCCGCGGCACCACGGTGGTCGCGCATCCCGACGGCCGCCTGGGCGACTACCTGGACTCGCTGCGCCGGCTGCGCGCGCTGGCCGAATCCGGCGAGATCACCGCCGTACTGCCCGCGCACGGCCCGATCCTGGACGACGCGGCCGGCGTGCTCGACTTCTACCTGGCGCACCGGGCGGCCCGGCTGGCCCAGGTCGAGGCCGCGGTCGCCGCGGGCGACACCACCGCGGAGGAGGTCGTCCGGCGGGTCTACGCCGACGTGGACCGGGACGTGTGGTGGGCCGCCGAGATGTCGGTCCGCGCCCAATTGGAGTACCTGGCCGAGCGCGCCGACGCCTGA
- a CDS encoding RidA family protein: MSEVHPEQRIIDLGLTLPGVVPPVAAYVPAIRTGNYIHTSGQLPMIEGKLPATGKVGAEVTAEEAKELARQCALNALAAVKAELGDLALVRRVVKVVGFVASAPDFTGQPGVINGASELLGEVFGEAGRHARSAVGVAVLPLDAPVEVEILVEVV; encoded by the coding sequence GTGAGCGAGGTACACCCCGAACAGCGCATCATCGACCTGGGCCTGACGCTGCCCGGCGTGGTGCCCCCGGTCGCGGCCTACGTGCCCGCGATCCGCACCGGCAACTACATCCACACCTCCGGCCAGTTGCCGATGATCGAGGGCAAGCTGCCGGCGACCGGCAAGGTCGGCGCCGAGGTCACCGCCGAGGAGGCGAAGGAGCTCGCGCGGCAGTGCGCGCTCAACGCGCTCGCGGCGGTCAAGGCCGAACTCGGCGACCTCGCGCTGGTACGCCGGGTGGTCAAGGTGGTCGGCTTCGTGGCCAGCGCCCCCGACTTCACCGGGCAGCCCGGCGTGATCAACGGCGCCAGCGAACTGCTCGGCGAGGTCTTCGGCGAGGCGGGTCGGCACGCGCGCAGCGCGGTCGGCGTGGCGGTGCTGCCGCTCGACGCCCCGGTCGAGGTGGAGATCCTCGTCGAGGTGGTCTGA
- the kynU gene encoding kynureninase, with product MSDSLLNAVADDSSDQRSTSGLAAGRSTTAAGLDAADPLAHVRERFLLPEGVIYLDGNSLGALPAGVPEALRDAVHRQWGTDLIRSWNANDWWGAPARIGDRIGALIGAAPGRVVCGDSTSIQIFNAIAGALRLRPGRRVVLADPDSFPTDLYLADSIAGLLGAEVRRVPVGEAAEVLRADGDTIAVIAYNHVDYRSGELRDLPGLTAAAHAAGALALWDLCHSAGAFPIDLDAHEVDLAVGCGYKYLSGGPGAPAFVYVAERHIAAFEPALTGWHGHANPFGMEAGYAPAPGIERARIGTPPLLSMLALEAALDAYDGVSMAEVRAKGLALTDLFIACVDDLGLETLTPTEHARRGSQVAVRHPEAHAVMAALIDRGVIGDVRPPDVLRFGFNPLYIGHADVVEAARVLGDILETGAYKDARYAVRSTVT from the coding sequence ATGTCGGATTCCTTGTTGAACGCGGTCGCCGACGATTCGTCGGACCAACGCTCGACCTCCGGCCTCGCGGCCGGGCGGAGCACCACCGCGGCCGGCCTCGACGCCGCCGATCCGCTGGCGCACGTGCGCGAGCGGTTCCTGCTGCCGGAGGGCGTGATCTACCTCGACGGCAACTCGCTCGGCGCACTGCCCGCCGGCGTGCCCGAGGCGCTGCGAGACGCGGTGCACCGGCAGTGGGGCACGGACCTGATCCGTTCCTGGAACGCCAACGACTGGTGGGGCGCGCCCGCGCGGATCGGCGACCGGATCGGCGCGCTGATCGGCGCCGCGCCCGGCCGGGTGGTCTGCGGCGACTCGACGTCGATACAGATCTTCAACGCGATCGCGGGCGCGCTGCGGCTGCGCCCGGGGCGCCGCGTGGTGCTGGCCGACCCGGACAGCTTCCCGACCGACCTCTACCTGGCCGACTCGATCGCCGGCCTGCTCGGTGCCGAGGTGCGCCGGGTGCCGGTCGGTGAGGCGGCCGAGGTGTTGCGCGCGGACGGCGACACGATCGCGGTGATCGCGTACAACCACGTCGACTACCGCAGCGGTGAATTGCGCGACCTGCCCGGCCTGACCGCCGCCGCGCACGCCGCCGGCGCGTTGGCCCTGTGGGACCTGTGCCACTCCGCGGGCGCGTTCCCGATCGACCTGGACGCGCACGAGGTGGACCTCGCGGTGGGGTGCGGCTACAAGTACCTGTCCGGTGGACCCGGCGCGCCGGCGTTCGTCTACGTCGCCGAGCGGCACATCGCCGCGTTCGAGCCCGCGCTGACCGGCTGGCACGGGCACGCGAACCCGTTCGGCATGGAGGCCGGCTACGCCCCGGCGCCCGGCATCGAGCGGGCCCGGATCGGCACGCCACCGCTGTTGTCCATGCTCGCCCTGGAGGCCGCGCTCGACGCCTACGACGGGGTGTCCATGGCCGAGGTGCGGGCCAAGGGCCTGGCGCTGACCGACCTGTTCATCGCCTGCGTGGACGACTTGGGCCTGGAGACGCTGACCCCGACCGAGCACGCCCGGCGCGGTAGCCAGGTCGCGGTGCGCCACCCCGAGGCGCACGCGGTGATGGCGGCGCTGATCGACCGGGGGGTGATCGGCGACGTGCGACCGCCGGACGTGCTGCGCTTCGGCTTCAACCCGCTCTACATCGGACACGCCGACGTGGTCGAGGCCGCGCGGGTGCTCGGAGACATCCTGGAGACGGGGGCGTACAAGGACGCGCGCTACGCCGTTCGGTCGACGGTGACGTGA
- a CDS encoding tryptophan 2,3-dioxygenase yields MAVGAPTPRSEPAHGVHPPDARRPDAIPYADYVRLESLLSLQRTRTDVPAEMSFLIASQVMELLFALLRHEWTIAGERLDADDVAGATDTLRRSVRELDVLVSTWDLLATLTPGEFGAFREELGEASGFQSYLYRHLEFLLGIKRAGVLRGYVGAPDVHAELDRALRAPSLYDHALDLLARRGLRKAASGRPDPSRPYAPTEDVERAWADAYTDGVHDLVALGEVLTDISERWTRWRERHLAATLRALGNRPGTGGSTGASWLEQTVRVRVFPELWTMRTLVEPSKS; encoded by the coding sequence ATGGCGGTCGGCGCACCGACGCCCCGGAGCGAACCGGCGCACGGCGTCCACCCGCCGGACGCGCGGCGACCCGACGCGATCCCCTACGCGGACTACGTGCGGCTCGAGAGCCTGCTGTCCCTCCAGCGCACCCGCACCGACGTGCCCGCCGAGATGTCGTTCCTGATCGCGTCCCAGGTGATGGAACTTTTGTTCGCACTGCTGCGGCACGAGTGGACGATCGCGGGCGAGCGGCTCGACGCCGACGACGTGGCGGGCGCGACCGACACGCTGCGGCGCAGCGTGCGCGAGTTGGACGTGCTGGTGTCCACGTGGGACCTGCTCGCCACGCTCACCCCCGGCGAGTTCGGCGCGTTCCGCGAGGAGCTGGGCGAGGCGTCCGGCTTCCAGTCGTACCTGTACCGGCACCTGGAGTTCCTGCTCGGGATCAAGCGCGCGGGAGTGCTGCGGGGCTACGTGGGCGCCCCGGACGTGCACGCGGAGCTGGATCGGGCGTTGCGGGCGCCGAGCCTGTACGACCACGCGCTCGACCTGCTCGCCCGCCGTGGCCTGCGCAAGGCCGCGAGCGGGCGGCCCGACCCGAGCCGGCCCTACGCGCCGACGGAGGACGTGGAACGCGCGTGGGCGGACGCCTACACCGACGGGGTGCACGATCTGGTCGCCCTCGGCGAGGTGTTGACCGACATCTCCGAGCGCTGGACCCGCTGGCGCGAGCGACACCTGGCCGCCACACTGCGAGCGCTGGGGAATCGACCGGGAACGGGCGGTTCGACCGGCGCTTCTTGGTTGGAACAGACCGTACGCGTGCGTGTTTTTCCCGAGTTGTGGACCATGCGCACCTTGGTCGAACCATCGAAGTCCTGA
- a CDS encoding DUF4177 domain-containing protein has protein sequence MTKWEYVTVPLLVHATKQILDNWGDDGWELVQVVPGPNPESLVAYMKRAKQVAA, from the coding sequence ATGACGAAGTGGGAATACGTGACCGTCCCCCTGCTGGTGCACGCGACCAAGCAGATTCTGGACAACTGGGGCGACGACGGCTGGGAACTCGTCCAGGTGGTGCCGGGTCCGAACCCGGAGAGCCTGGTGGCCTACATGAAGCGGGCGAAGCAGGTGGCGGCGTGA
- a CDS encoding Lrp/AsnC family transcriptional regulator — protein sequence MDAIDRRLLAELQRDARTSLNELSRRINLSAPAVATRVRRLEHSGVITGYHAHVDPAAAGRGVVALVRMNCYGPGCLLRRDADTVREWPEVLQVHRVTGDACCLLMVAVATMADFQVLIDRLAEHGKPSSTMVLSSPVAWRPVEPPEVSV from the coding sequence ATGGACGCGATCGACCGCAGACTGCTCGCCGAACTGCAACGCGACGCCCGGACCTCGCTCAACGAACTGTCCCGGCGGATCAACCTCTCCGCGCCGGCGGTGGCCACCCGGGTGCGCCGGCTCGAACACAGCGGCGTGATCACCGGCTATCACGCGCACGTGGACCCGGCCGCGGCCGGCCGCGGCGTGGTCGCCCTGGTCCGGATGAACTGCTACGGCCCGGGCTGTCTGCTGCGCCGCGACGCGGACACGGTGCGCGAATGGCCCGAGGTGCTCCAGGTGCACCGGGTCACCGGCGACGCGTGTTGCCTGCTGATGGTCGCGGTCGCCACCATGGCCGACTTCCAGGTGCTCATCGACCGGCTCGCCGAGCACGGCAAACCCTCCAGCACGATGGTGTTGTCCTCGCCGGTGGCGTGGCGCCCCGTCGAACCGCCGGAGGTGTCGGTCTAA
- a CDS encoding NUDIX hydrolase, whose protein sequence is MAETGSTQAGNAQAGMPASWVERARAIIAGEAEPVPPRRAATVVLLRERPRGAEAYLLRRHTTMKFAAGMYAFPGGGVDPRDADSSPAWAGPEPAEWAERLGTTVAEARAIVCAAVRETFEESGVLLAGPDPGTVVSDTTGADWEADRAALVARERTFTEFLAGRDLVLRSDLLGAWARWITPEFEDRRYDTWFFVAALPAGQRTRDVSGEADRVTWARPADALAQHRAQEMAMLPPTIDTLRHLAELADPAAALAAAADREISPIMARGRFDGDRLVLEWPGIADPFGLR, encoded by the coding sequence ATGGCCGAAACGGGGAGCACGCAAGCCGGAAACGCCCAGGCGGGCATGCCCGCGTCCTGGGTCGAGCGGGCCCGCGCGATTATCGCCGGCGAGGCCGAACCGGTGCCCCCGCGCCGCGCGGCGACCGTGGTGCTGCTGCGCGAGCGCCCCCGAGGGGCCGAGGCCTATCTGCTGCGCCGGCACACCACGATGAAGTTCGCGGCCGGGATGTACGCCTTCCCCGGCGGCGGGGTCGACCCCCGTGACGCGGACTCCTCGCCCGCCTGGGCCGGACCCGAACCCGCCGAGTGGGCCGAACGGCTGGGCACCACGGTCGCCGAGGCCCGCGCGATCGTCTGCGCGGCGGTCCGGGAGACCTTCGAGGAATCCGGCGTGCTGCTCGCCGGGCCCGACCCCGGCACCGTGGTCTCGGACACCACCGGCGCCGACTGGGAGGCCGACCGCGCCGCGCTGGTGGCCCGCGAGCGCACCTTCACCGAGTTCCTGGCCGGCCGCGACCTGGTGCTGCGCTCCGACCTGCTCGGCGCGTGGGCGCGCTGGATCACCCCCGAATTCGAGGATCGGCGCTACGACACGTGGTTCTTCGTCGCGGCGCTGCCCGCCGGACAACGCACCCGCGACGTCTCGGGCGAGGCGGACCGGGTCACCTGGGCCCGCCCCGCCGACGCGCTGGCCCAACATCGTGCGCAGGAGATGGCGATGTTGCCCCCCACCATCGACACGCTGCGCCACCTGGCCGAACTCGCCGACCCCGCCGCGGCGCTGGCCGCCGCCGCGGACCGCGAGATCAGCCCGATCATGGCGCGGGGACGTTTCGACGGGGACCGCCTCGTGCTCGAATGGCCCGGCATCGCGGACCCGTTCGGTCTGCGCTGA
- a CDS encoding ArsA-related P-loop ATPase, with amino-acid sequence MPPPRAERAVPSRRAAAVTTWPAGARTTDGDADWEGVRLHVVSGKGGTGKTTVAAALALALATGGRRTLLVEVEGRQGIAQLFDCPHLPYEDRRIAVAPGGGEVYALAIDPEEALLEYLDMFYHLGRAGKGLKKLGAIDFATTIAPGLRDVLLTGKACESARRRVQGAFAYDAVVMDAPPTGRIARFLNVNTEVAGLARFGPIHTQAEAVMGVIRSAQTAVHLVTLLEEMPVQETVDGVAELRASGLPTGGVVINMARPPLQAEDESDTGRRLTPELLEAGLLAGGIKPTRPLVASLLGEADEHASRIELESTGRALVRGLDLPVYELPLLADGMDLGGLYRLAEALREQGMA; translated from the coding sequence ATGCCGCCGCCCCGAGCCGAGCGCGCCGTCCCGTCCCGCCGGGCGGCTGCCGTGACGACGTGGCCGGCGGGCGCACGCACGACCGACGGCGACGCCGATTGGGAGGGCGTGCGCCTGCACGTGGTCAGCGGCAAGGGCGGGACCGGCAAGACCACCGTGGCCGCCGCCCTCGCCCTGGCACTGGCCACCGGCGGGCGGCGCACGCTGCTGGTGGAGGTCGAGGGTCGGCAGGGCATCGCGCAGCTCTTCGACTGTCCGCATCTGCCCTACGAGGACCGCCGGATCGCGGTCGCCCCGGGGGGTGGCGAGGTGTACGCGCTCGCCATCGACCCGGAGGAGGCGTTGCTCGAATACCTCGACATGTTCTACCACCTGGGTCGGGCCGGTAAGGGCCTGAAGAAGCTGGGCGCGATCGACTTCGCCACCACCATCGCGCCCGGTCTGCGCGACGTGCTGCTGACCGGGAAGGCGTGCGAGTCGGCCCGGCGGCGGGTGCAGGGGGCGTTCGCCTACGACGCGGTGGTGATGGACGCGCCGCCGACCGGGCGCATCGCGCGGTTCCTCAACGTCAACACCGAGGTGGCCGGGCTGGCCCGGTTCGGCCCGATCCACACCCAGGCCGAGGCGGTGATGGGGGTGATCCGCTCGGCGCAGACCGCGGTGCACCTGGTGACCCTGCTCGAGGAGATGCCGGTCCAGGAGACCGTGGACGGTGTCGCCGAACTGCGCGCGTCGGGCCTGCCCACCGGCGGGGTGGTGATCAACATGGCCCGCCCGCCGCTCCAGGCCGAGGACGAGAGCGACACCGGCCGGCGGCTGACGCCCGAACTGCTCGAGGCCGGGCTGCTCGCCGGCGGGATCAAGCCCACCCGGCCGCTGGTCGCCTCGCTGCTCGGCGAGGCCGACGAGCACGCGAGCCGGATCGAGTTGGAGAGCACCGGCCGGGCCCTGGTCCGCGGCCTGGATCTGCCGGTCTACGAACTGCCGCTGCTGGCCGACGGAATGGATCTGGGCGGTCTGTACCGCCTCGCCGAAGCGCTGCGCGAGCAGGGGATGGCATGA